In Levilactobacillus brevis, a single genomic region encodes these proteins:
- a CDS encoding LacI family transcriptional regulator, translated as MAATIKDIARLAGVSPGTVSRVLANKTGFFSKQTGEKVQAAAVKLGYQKNTAAAELVTHQSNVIAAIVNSTKTNFASPIIEGIQAEAHRRDLNVIILYAGDGDPEQQRRALATVIERPVRSILLLSVDLAPENLPLLQNSQIPFCFLSISFDDVQVPYITSDDWQVGYQAAKTLLAAGHRRIGLAGVDSDFHTGRQRVAGYQRALQEAGISPDPDWVQLGDYSYAAGQAAMRTYGAQTPLTAIIGGSDMATVGVLNQARSLGLRVPNDLSLLAIDGTDICELVQPALSSVSQNFYEMGVAGVQQLSAPTAMPQKITPITIVERASVRHLRA; from the coding sequence ATGGCGGCAACCATTAAGGACATTGCAAGGTTAGCGGGCGTTTCACCCGGAACGGTTTCGCGGGTATTGGCTAATAAGACGGGCTTTTTTAGTAAGCAGACCGGTGAGAAGGTTCAAGCGGCCGCGGTTAAATTGGGCTACCAGAAGAATACGGCAGCGGCCGAGTTGGTCACCCATCAAAGCAACGTGATTGCGGCGATTGTCAATTCGACGAAGACCAACTTCGCCAGCCCAATTATCGAGGGCATTCAGGCGGAAGCCCATCGCCGGGACCTAAACGTGATTATTTTGTATGCCGGGGATGGTGATCCCGAGCAGCAACGGCGGGCGTTGGCCACGGTAATTGAACGGCCGGTGCGGTCAATTCTCTTGCTGTCGGTGGACTTGGCGCCGGAGAACTTACCATTGCTGCAGAATTCGCAGATCCCGTTTTGCTTTCTGTCGATTTCCTTCGATGATGTTCAGGTGCCCTACATTACCTCGGACGATTGGCAAGTGGGGTATCAGGCGGCAAAAACCTTGCTGGCGGCCGGCCATCGGCGAATCGGACTGGCCGGCGTCGACAGTGATTTTCACACCGGTCGGCAACGCGTCGCTGGGTATCAGCGGGCATTACAGGAGGCCGGGATTTCTCCCGATCCTGATTGGGTTCAATTAGGAGATTACAGCTACGCCGCGGGTCAAGCAGCCATGCGAACGTACGGTGCGCAGACGCCGTTGACGGCAATCATCGGGGGCAGCGACATGGCAACCGTGGGCGTGCTCAATCAGGCGCGGAGTCTGGGTCTGCGGGTGCCGAATGACCTTTCACTCCTGGCGATTGACGGCACGGACATCTGTGAGCTGGTGCAACCGGCGTTGTCGAGTGTGTCGCAGAATTTCTATGAAATGGGGGTTGCGGGTGTTCAACAGCTCAGCGCCCCGACGGCCATGCCGCAGAAAATCACGCCAATTACGATTGTGGAGCGGGCCAGCGTCCGCCATTTACGGGCGTAA
- a CDS encoding NUDIX hydrolase: MANYIQEIRRLVGHRPIILNAAGAILVNDQQEVLLNLRTDTHNWSLPGGYLEYGETFDQACVREYKEDAGLDVEIVRPLGIFDQGFTTYPNGDKTQVISRLYLVKPVGGHTLEDATDETLDLQYFPFDQLPPLLNQQTADMLAAGQAYFAQQH; this comes from the coding sequence ATGGCAAATTACATTCAAGAGATTCGGCGCTTAGTGGGTCACCGGCCAATTATTCTCAACGCGGCGGGGGCCATTCTGGTCAACGACCAACAGGAAGTTCTGCTCAACCTACGGACGGATACCCACAACTGGAGCTTACCCGGAGGCTATCTCGAATACGGCGAAACCTTCGATCAGGCCTGTGTCCGAGAATACAAGGAGGACGCCGGGTTGGACGTTGAAATCGTTCGACCGCTGGGGATCTTCGATCAGGGCTTCACCACTTATCCGAATGGCGATAAGACTCAGGTGATCTCACGGCTCTACCTGGTTAAGCCGGTCGGTGGTCACACGCTTGAAGACGCTACCGATGAAACGTTAGACCTGCAATACTTCCCGTTTGATCAGTTGCCACCCCTGTTGAATCAGCAGACGGCGGACATGTTGGCGGCGGGCCAGGCTTACTTTGCACAGCAACATTAA
- a CDS encoding zinc ribbon domain-containing protein produces the protein MKQTYYRICSNCGNQNAADANFCLKCGTTLSAADEYALIPHAADQSFPLFDLELTPDEVAQTKNFIITAATELPAGYRSAGLIFAESAVAPQAGAKAAWEDVMKHLYALLLAKHYAGAARITIQPQPTNPSQLCLYGEALIPA, from the coding sequence ATGAAACAAACTTACTATCGCATCTGTTCCAATTGCGGCAATCAAAATGCGGCGGACGCCAACTTTTGTCTAAAGTGCGGCACCACCCTTTCCGCCGCGGATGAGTACGCCTTGATTCCCCACGCCGCTGATCAATCATTTCCCCTGTTCGACCTGGAGTTGACCCCCGACGAGGTCGCCCAGACCAAGAACTTCATTATCACCGCGGCCACCGAATTACCGGCTGGCTACCGCAGTGCCGGGCTCATCTTCGCCGAGAGTGCCGTCGCCCCCCAAGCCGGCGCCAAGGCCGCTTGGGAGGATGTGATGAAGCACCTCTACGCCCTCCTACTGGCCAAGCATTACGCCGGAGCAGCCCGCATCACGATTCAACCCCAGCCAACGAATCCCAGTCAACTTTGCCTCTACGGTGAAGCCCTTATTCCAGCCTAA
- a CDS encoding alpha/beta hydrolase, giving the protein MLNDTTTKQSLGYADELKRLAKMTSTETVDGVTKWIKERDPAHTYEPLVWETVAEIEEDPQLPTDLFSLRQGTETSGQKDLTTVDMKIEMQQIVAMNRRVRVIRIARMDHLTADKALIYFHGGAYYGGTPEDVLLALKYVAEQANCVVYNVDYALAPEQPYPAGILDGLAVVAAMTKDYHHISVGGDSAGGSIALGVSQLCQAMGICTIDSHLLFYPTVIQGSDLGGQLWDDNRIDIVPEQRDALHRSYQLFEQLDEIMSGYYVADQRVDLTAPLLSPLLADPQTFKKTTLLVGEYDPFRLQGEAFIDQAGRANGDANYIRYGGISHAFLNFTGNVPAVQDALRAAAKLI; this is encoded by the coding sequence ATGTTGAATGATACGACAACGAAGCAGTCCTTGGGGTATGCGGACGAGCTAAAACGATTGGCAAAGATGACGTCAACGGAGACTGTTGACGGGGTGACCAAATGGATTAAGGAACGGGACCCCGCCCACACCTACGAGCCGTTAGTCTGGGAGACCGTGGCGGAGATTGAAGAAGATCCCCAACTGCCGACCGACCTTTTCAGTCTCCGACAAGGGACCGAGACCTCGGGACAAAAGGACTTAACTACCGTGGACATGAAGATTGAAATGCAGCAGATTGTGGCCATGAATCGCCGGGTACGAGTCATTCGGATCGCCCGGATGGACCATTTGACCGCCGATAAGGCACTGATTTATTTCCACGGTGGCGCATATTACGGCGGGACCCCTGAGGACGTCTTACTGGCCTTGAAGTACGTGGCGGAACAGGCCAATTGCGTGGTCTATAACGTGGACTACGCCTTGGCCCCCGAACAGCCCTATCCGGCCGGTATCTTAGACGGGTTAGCCGTGGTGGCCGCCATGACTAAGGATTACCACCACATTTCGGTGGGCGGCGATTCCGCCGGTGGCTCGATTGCCTTAGGCGTCAGCCAACTCTGTCAGGCGATGGGGATTTGTACGATTGACTCGCACCTGCTGTTCTATCCGACCGTGATTCAGGGCTCGGATTTGGGCGGCCAATTATGGGACGATAATCGCATTGACATTGTCCCCGAACAGCGCGATGCTTTACACAGAAGCTATCAGCTGTTTGAACAACTCGATGAGATCATGAGCGGGTACTATGTGGCCGATCAGCGGGTGGACTTGACGGCGCCACTCCTGTCACCATTACTGGCCGACCCGCAGACGTTTAAGAAGACCACGCTACTGGTAGGTGAATACGATCCATTCCGGCTTCAGGGCGAGGCGTTTATCGACCAGGCTGGCCGGGCCAACGGGGATGCCAACTACATCCGCTACGGTGGGATCAGCCACGCCTTTCTGAACTTTACGGGGAATGTTCCGGCCGTTCAGGATGCCTTACGTGCGGCGGCAAAATTAATCTGA
- a CDS encoding alpha/beta hydrolase: MKVSKFTCGLPDYPVTVTFYQPAAIADFPSQRRPLVILLPGGGYEFYSDREGEIMALQYLAQGFAVAIVAYQLRDHPPVLPTALYQLAGVVQEFHQHALRYRISPAHILLVGFSAGGHVAALYADLWPCLAHTLKVPAMCLAVSAVTLGYPVIGLRLGWPRTAADRQAITGDWREHEADRLVTPQNPPTFLWTTADDELIAAENTRRYAQALQRQRISTEVVIYPHGPHGLSLARAVTAFPVSFEPTDPAFGERFIRPDVAGWFDRQMRWLDDLWDLKRFWRQQ; the protein is encoded by the coding sequence ATGAAGGTATCTAAGTTTACCTGCGGGCTACCAGATTATCCGGTGACCGTGACTTTCTACCAACCGGCCGCCATTGCTGACTTCCCGTCACAGCGGCGGCCCTTGGTGATTCTCTTGCCGGGCGGTGGGTATGAGTTCTATTCGGATCGCGAAGGCGAAATCATGGCGCTACAGTATTTGGCACAGGGGTTTGCGGTCGCCATAGTCGCCTACCAGCTGCGCGATCACCCGCCGGTATTGCCCACGGCGTTGTATCAGTTAGCCGGGGTGGTCCAAGAATTTCACCAGCACGCGCTCCGCTACCGGATCAGTCCAGCCCACATCCTGCTGGTGGGGTTCTCCGCCGGCGGACACGTGGCCGCCCTATACGCCGACCTCTGGCCGTGTTTGGCACATACGTTAAAGGTGCCAGCAATGTGTCTGGCCGTTAGCGCGGTGACGTTGGGGTATCCGGTCATCGGGTTACGGCTGGGCTGGCCCCGAACTGCGGCGGACCGGCAGGCGATCACCGGGGACTGGCGGGAACATGAGGCCGATCGCCTCGTGACGCCGCAGAACCCACCGACTTTTCTGTGGACCACGGCGGACGATGAACTGATTGCGGCAGAGAACACGCGCCGCTATGCGCAGGCCTTGCAGCGACAACGAATTTCGACTGAAGTTGTGATTTACCCGCACGGTCCGCATGGGCTGAGTCTAGCCCGGGCCGTCACGGCGTTTCCAGTGAGTTTTGAACCGACAGATCCGGCTTTTGGGGAGCGGTTTATCCGACCGGATGTGGCGGGGTGGTTCGACCGTCAGATGCGCTGGCTCGATGATTTATGGGACTTGAAGCGTTTTTGGCGGCAACAATGA
- a CDS encoding zinc ribbon domain-containing protein: MKTCPNCHQPVTPGSTFCENCGFDLRQTPAKPHRRHRESQSTKPAKHTKWLSRTVWTVLAVAVVAVAALGYSFYNKQAGKEQQVANMADMITNNQSNDLAKVMVSDNPNLKITGDTVQPLLTYARQHKRYAKDFQQELLNNGETRDQTFKLETDGHTMLIFPIYKLRVRTMHPVLSTNVANATLEANGSPLVTAKNNHFTYTAGPLFPGHYTFKLSGSRSKATSSVDLMKNNDVHKQVSLLTTGTATGHDTTTDNDDTSSDEQPNANDAPDRTGKDASDLSDSDQEAIDAASDTYNFDVDDNTYTVTVPADDMLEIKAYDKASGQHEGTFRYDQIHDIVSQYNPDTDKFETDD; encoded by the coding sequence ATGAAGACGTGTCCCAATTGTCACCAACCCGTCACGCCCGGAAGTACCTTTTGTGAAAATTGTGGCTTTGACCTGCGGCAGACGCCCGCCAAGCCCCACCGACGACATCGGGAAAGTCAATCTACTAAGCCCGCTAAGCATACGAAATGGCTGAGTCGCACGGTCTGGACGGTTCTAGCCGTGGCGGTCGTCGCCGTTGCGGCCCTAGGTTATTCCTTTTATAACAAGCAGGCCGGTAAGGAACAACAAGTGGCCAATATGGCCGACATGATTACGAACAATCAGAGCAACGACCTCGCCAAAGTGATGGTCAGCGATAATCCCAACCTCAAGATTACGGGAGATACCGTTCAACCGCTATTGACCTACGCCCGGCAACACAAGCGTTACGCCAAAGATTTCCAACAGGAACTGCTAAACAACGGGGAGACCCGCGACCAGACCTTCAAGTTGGAAACAGATGGCCACACCATGTTGATTTTCCCCATTTATAAATTACGCGTGCGGACCATGCATCCCGTGCTGAGCACCAACGTCGCCAACGCCACCTTAGAGGCCAACGGCTCACCGCTCGTGACGGCGAAAAATAACCATTTCACGTACACCGCTGGACCACTATTCCCCGGCCACTACACCTTCAAGCTCTCCGGTAGCCGGTCGAAGGCCACCTCGAGTGTCGACCTGATGAAGAACAATGACGTTCATAAGCAGGTCAGCCTCTTGACGACTGGGACGGCTACGGGGCATGACACCACAACCGATAACGACGATACCAGTAGCGATGAACAGCCCAATGCTAATGATGCTCCAGACCGCACGGGCAAGGATGCCAGCGACTTGTCGGATAGCGATCAGGAAGCCATCGACGCCGCCAGTGACACCTACAATTTCGATGTGGATGATAACACCTACACCGTCACCGTTCCCGCGGACGACATGCTCGAGATTAAAGCTTACGACAAGGCTTCCGGCCAACACGAGGGCACCTTCCGTTACGACCAGATCCATGACATCGTGAGTCAATACAACCCCGATACCGATAAATTCGAAACCGACGATTAA
- a CDS encoding MFS transporter, translating into MSKMQLWKQRFFYGATDMAGNLIWQIVGLYLLFYYTTVVGISPAFVGTLFFVVRIIDAFDGVVYGFLIDHTHSKYGKARPYFLWFGIPLGILTMLLFFNPSFGGNKVFQLAWISIVYTLFSLVYSGANTPITAILPSLTKDPDERTNLASARMVMTNIGTAVIGAVSLPMVAKLGGKNAEKGWMIWGFFIGLAIIALFLSSFANLREKDDIVDDEDAPEIKGHLSVKESLKGAAKNKPWVALSISFILLQTFWVIRMQTAVYYLTYVFRRADLVGAFNGLVIVAVIGNLSVPFLSKFMKHRNVMILSLATFGIGEVIMAVKNVPMLFIGNVVALIAMGAAFSISFVMIADTVEYSRSELHIDEPGILSSVPMVGAKLGMGFGGLVSGWLLSWGGFQATAKIQGAKAVTAISTSFVWLPIILALLIVGILYVFYQLDEDEITSAKVAKEATDKLDDEGI; encoded by the coding sequence ATGAGTAAAATGCAATTATGGAAACAGCGATTCTTCTATGGTGCCACTGATATGGCTGGTAACCTGATTTGGCAAATCGTCGGGCTCTACCTGCTGTTCTACTACACCACGGTTGTGGGAATCTCGCCAGCGTTTGTGGGGACGTTGTTCTTTGTTGTTCGGATTATTGATGCTTTTGATGGTGTGGTCTACGGTTTCTTGATCGACCATACGCATTCTAAATACGGGAAGGCGCGGCCATACTTCCTATGGTTTGGGATTCCACTGGGGATTCTGACCATGTTACTGTTCTTCAATCCATCCTTTGGGGGCAACAAAGTCTTTCAACTCGCTTGGATTTCAATTGTTTACACGTTATTCAGTTTAGTTTATTCCGGAGCTAACACGCCAATCACGGCCATTCTGCCAAGCTTGACCAAGGACCCGGACGAACGGACGAACTTAGCCAGTGCCCGGATGGTGATGACCAATATCGGGACGGCGGTTATCGGGGCGGTTTCACTGCCAATGGTTGCGAAGTTAGGTGGTAAGAACGCCGAAAAAGGTTGGATGATTTGGGGCTTCTTCATCGGGTTAGCCATTATCGCGTTGTTCCTGAGTTCTTTCGCTAATCTGCGTGAAAAAGATGACATCGTTGATGACGAAGATGCGCCAGAAATCAAGGGTCATCTGTCTGTGAAAGAATCCTTGAAGGGTGCCGCTAAGAACAAGCCATGGGTGGCTTTGAGTATCAGTTTTATCCTGTTGCAAACGTTCTGGGTTATTCGGATGCAAACGGCGGTTTACTACCTGACTTACGTCTTCCGGCGCGCAGACCTGGTTGGCGCGTTTAACGGGTTAGTCATTGTCGCCGTCATTGGGAATCTTTCCGTGCCATTCTTGAGTAAATTCATGAAGCACCGGAACGTCATGATTCTTTCGCTGGCAACGTTTGGGATTGGTGAAGTCATCATGGCCGTGAAGAACGTGCCAATGCTCTTCATCGGAAACGTGGTCGCCTTGATTGCCATGGGGGCCGCCTTCTCAATCTCCTTCGTTATGATTGCCGATACCGTGGAATACTCACGGTCCGAGCTACACATCGACGAACCCGGGATTCTTTCCTCAGTGCCGATGGTGGGTGCTAAGTTAGGGATGGGCTTCGGTGGCCTGGTCTCTGGTTGGTTACTCTCCTGGGGTGGTTTCCAAGCCACGGCAAAGATTCAGGGCGCCAAGGCTGTTACGGCGATTAGCACCAGTTTCGTTTGGTTACCAATTATCTTGGCGTTGTTGATTGTCGGCATTCTCTACGTCTTCTACCAGCTGGATGAAGATGAGATTACGTCAGCCAAGGTAGCTAAAGAAGCTACCGATAAATTAGACGATGAAGGTATCTAA
- a CDS encoding alpha-glucosidase gives MSTQWWKNAVVYQVYPRSFQDSNHDGVGDLPGLTQRLPYIKKLGADVIWLNPIYKSPDKDNGYDISDYRNIQSVYGTMAEFDHMLASAHQQGLKLLMDLVVNHTSDQHDWFQQSRQSRDNPYADYYIWRDPVDGHEPNNWGSYFSGSAWTFEPKRQQYYLHLFAPGQPDLNWENPTVRQEVYSLMKFWLDKGVDGFRMDVINLISKPAGLPDGPKAPGALYGNVEDLVADGPKLNDYLKEMNEQVLSHYDVMTVGEMPSSMPEDALNYTGFDAHELNMVFQFQHVSLTPNPDARLGKWNDVPVKLTDLKVSLSQWQTALDGRGWNSLYWNNHDQPRVVSRFGNDSPEYRERSAKMLATTLHMMQGTPYVYEGEELGETNVHYTSLDQYEDLESINAYHQLVEQEKIVSGPTMLKYLSHISRDNARTPMQWDNTTNAGFSQAKPWFALNPNYTTINAAAEIGQPDSVFSYYQRLIALRHNSDLIVHGSYEELDPDDDQVFAYRRHYQGQTLLVISNFTDQTVTRDYQQATATEKLIGNYADDQGTTLRPYETKVYRFA, from the coding sequence ATGTCAACACAATGGTGGAAAAATGCCGTCGTTTATCAAGTCTATCCCCGTAGTTTTCAGGATAGTAATCATGATGGGGTCGGTGACTTACCGGGCTTAACCCAACGACTCCCCTACATTAAGAAACTGGGGGCCGACGTCATCTGGCTCAACCCCATCTACAAGTCACCCGACAAGGATAACGGCTACGATATCAGTGATTACCGCAATATCCAATCGGTCTATGGAACCATGGCCGAGTTCGATCACATGCTGGCAAGCGCCCACCAACAAGGCCTCAAACTCCTGATGGACTTAGTGGTAAACCACACGTCCGATCAACACGACTGGTTCCAACAGAGTCGGCAGTCACGGGACAATCCGTACGCCGACTACTACATCTGGCGTGATCCCGTCGACGGCCATGAGCCTAACAACTGGGGGTCCTACTTCAGCGGCTCGGCCTGGACCTTTGAGCCCAAGCGGCAACAATATTATCTGCACCTCTTTGCCCCCGGCCAACCCGATCTCAACTGGGAGAATCCAACCGTGCGGCAAGAAGTCTACAGCCTCATGAAGTTCTGGTTGGATAAGGGTGTCGACGGCTTCCGGATGGACGTGATCAACCTGATCTCCAAGCCAGCCGGATTGCCTGATGGTCCCAAAGCACCGGGTGCCCTCTACGGCAATGTCGAGGACTTAGTTGCCGACGGTCCCAAACTTAACGATTACCTAAAAGAAATGAATGAACAAGTGCTCTCCCACTATGACGTCATGACCGTGGGTGAAATGCCGAGTTCAATGCCCGAAGATGCCTTGAACTACACGGGCTTCGATGCCCACGAGCTCAATATGGTCTTCCAGTTCCAGCACGTGTCTCTGACGCCGAACCCCGATGCGCGGTTGGGTAAATGGAACGATGTGCCGGTTAAACTCACGGATCTCAAGGTCTCCCTATCGCAGTGGCAAACTGCCCTAGATGGCCGCGGTTGGAATAGTCTCTACTGGAACAACCACGACCAGCCCCGAGTGGTTTCTCGCTTCGGTAACGATTCGCCAGAATACCGTGAACGCTCCGCTAAGATGCTGGCCACAACCCTCCACATGATGCAGGGAACACCGTACGTATACGAAGGTGAGGAACTGGGTGAAACCAACGTCCACTACACCAGCCTGGATCAATACGAGGACTTAGAAAGTATCAACGCCTACCACCAACTCGTGGAACAGGAAAAGATCGTCTCCGGTCCTACCATGCTGAAGTACCTGTCCCACATTTCCAGAGACAACGCCCGGACACCAATGCAATGGGACAATACGACCAATGCCGGCTTCTCGCAGGCTAAACCGTGGTTCGCATTGAACCCGAACTACACCACGATTAACGCGGCGGCCGAAATTGGCCAACCGGACTCCGTCTTCAGCTATTACCAACGCCTGATTGCCCTGCGGCACAACAGCGACCTCATCGTTCACGGGTCTTACGAGGAACTCGATCCTGACGACGATCAGGTCTTCGCCTACCGTCGCCATTACCAAGGACAGACGTTGCTGGTCATCAGTAACTTCACCGACCAGACCGTCACTCGTGACTACCAGCAAGCCACGGCAACCGAAAAGCTCATCGGTAACTATGCCGACGATCAAGGCACCACGCTGCGGCCTTACGAAACGAAGGTTTACCGTTTTGCCTAG
- a CDS encoding zinc-ribbon domain-containing protein, with the protein MHVTSFAAPADNQPGGGQNHFCPNCGNPISPDDIFCQNCGYNLQEANATTDNNDANPQNQQPTRQAPTPTRPTRQPRKPMTKAKKIQWWSIGGVIVVLILFFVWGNQHYSRNATLDREIASIKSGKHLTTTFTSGSSDLKLSKTKLLPVNRYYTDHAKALATLKSELQASGSSNDGNFTYKQTGHHLLVFPKYQISVSPVYPTITTNHTGNVVKLDNHKIATATSDDYTKKLGALVPGEYHLQSSGKVGSHQLTNSGDYHITGNKTYDLELTTVSVTFNTVPASAIYLNGKKIGNADDSGMYNLNDEPWSSDMSAYAQYSSSAGKATTPSVHIRKSDDQSDVDLDYNNMIDESDADDFFDNLFTAVENLSDQGDIDDATDDDDDAMADFFANGSSNAEYAQLKQMAEGYYKDDNLNYINMDTDIKSVKPGPNETSLVTYTVKYDFELDDYDHIQTFQYTATLKPANNDDSSQSYEINKISGSQKVNDYHEDSDD; encoded by the coding sequence ATGCATGTCACATCATTTGCCGCCCCAGCCGATAATCAACCCGGTGGCGGTCAAAATCACTTCTGTCCCAACTGTGGAAATCCCATCTCACCGGACGATATCTTCTGTCAAAATTGCGGCTACAATCTGCAAGAAGCAAACGCTACGACTGACAATAACGATGCTAATCCGCAGAACCAACAGCCGACCCGGCAGGCACCAACGCCGACTCGTCCCACACGACAACCCCGTAAACCCATGACCAAGGCCAAAAAGATTCAGTGGTGGAGCATTGGTGGCGTCATCGTGGTGCTTATCTTGTTCTTTGTTTGGGGCAACCAGCACTATTCACGTAACGCGACGTTAGACCGCGAGATTGCCAGCATCAAGTCCGGCAAGCACCTCACGACGACCTTTACCAGCGGGAGTTCCGACCTGAAGTTGAGTAAGACCAAGCTCTTGCCGGTCAACCGCTACTACACCGACCACGCCAAGGCCCTTGCCACGCTTAAGAGCGAGCTACAAGCCAGTGGATCCAGTAACGACGGTAACTTCACCTATAAGCAGACTGGCCATCACCTGCTGGTCTTCCCGAAGTACCAGATTAGCGTGAGTCCCGTTTACCCCACCATCACCACGAATCATACGGGGAATGTGGTCAAGCTGGACAACCACAAGATTGCAACGGCAACGAGTGACGATTACACCAAGAAGCTCGGTGCCCTGGTTCCCGGCGAATATCACCTGCAGTCTAGTGGGAAGGTTGGGAGTCACCAGTTGACCAACAGTGGCGACTACCACATCACAGGCAACAAGACCTATGACTTGGAATTAACCACCGTTTCCGTCACGTTTAACACGGTACCGGCATCCGCCATCTACTTGAATGGTAAGAAGATCGGGAATGCCGACGACAGCGGGATGTATAACTTAAATGACGAACCGTGGTCATCGGACATGTCCGCTTACGCCCAGTACTCATCTAGCGCTGGTAAAGCCACGACGCCATCCGTTCACATCCGCAAGAGTGACGACCAATCCGATGTCGACCTGGATTACAACAACATGATCGATGAGAGCGACGCCGACGACTTCTTTGACAACCTCTTCACGGCCGTTGAAAATCTCTCCGATCAGGGCGACATCGACGACGCGACCGATGACGACGATGATGCCATGGCGGACTTCTTCGCCAACGGCAGTAGCAACGCCGAATACGCGCAGTTAAAGCAGATGGCCGAGGGGTACTACAAGGATGACAACCTGAACTACATCAACATGGATACGGACATTAAGAGCGTCAAGCCCGGCCCTAACGAGACCAGTCTGGTAACCTACACGGTCAAATACGACTTCGAACTGGACGACTACGACCACATCCAAACGTTCCAGTACACCGCAACCCTGAAGCCAGCTAACAACGACGATTCCTCACAAAGCTATGAAATCAACAAGATCTCGGGTAGTCAAAAAGTTAACGACTACCACGAAGATTCAGACGACTAA
- a CDS encoding PadR family transcriptional regulator has product MGQRNRLQYIILGLLNQQPQTGYDLAKAFENEIGEFWQAQHSQIYPMLKRLEAAGEITHEDTVTGEKLAKKRYTLTPTGREKLVAWVSQPSPELTPNKDEFILKLYFIKSVNDPRIQPMLREQYQLHQTQLQHLQQRRATVFTDQATIDRAYGHYLILDHAIERETHYVEWLTQYLKP; this is encoded by the coding sequence ATCGGACAGCGAAATCGACTGCAATATATTATTTTAGGTTTACTGAATCAACAGCCGCAGACCGGTTATGATTTAGCCAAAGCCTTTGAAAACGAGATTGGTGAATTCTGGCAAGCCCAACACAGCCAGATCTACCCCATGCTCAAGCGTCTCGAAGCGGCGGGTGAGATCACCCATGAGGATACCGTGACCGGCGAGAAACTAGCCAAGAAACGTTACACCTTGACTCCCACCGGCCGCGAAAAGCTCGTGGCTTGGGTGAGCCAGCCCTCGCCGGAGTTAACCCCGAATAAGGACGAATTTATTTTAAAACTGTACTTTATCAAATCGGTCAATGATCCGCGGATCCAGCCGATGCTCCGTGAACAGTACCAGCTTCACCAAACGCAGCTTCAGCATTTACAACAACGCCGTGCGACCGTCTTCACCGACCAGGCCACGATTGACCGCGCGTACGGCCACTACCTAATCTTGGACCACGCTATCGAACGCGAAACCCACTACGTCGAGTGGCTCACGCAGTACCTGAAACCCTAG
- a CDS encoding phenolic acid decarboxylase has protein sequence MTKEFKTLDDFLGTHFIYTYDNGWEYEWYAKNDHTVDYRIHGGMVAGRWVTDQEANIVMLVPGIYKVAWTEPTGTDVALDFVPNEGKLNGTIFFPKWVQDHPEITVTYQNDHIDVMEAAREKYATYPKLVVPEFAKITYMGDAGQNNEDVISEAPYAGLPDDIRAGKYFDANYQRLKK, from the coding sequence ATGACGAAAGAATTTAAAACGCTTGATGACTTTTTAGGAACCCACTTTATTTACACTTACGATAATGGGTGGGAATACGAGTGGTACGCGAAGAATGACCACACCGTTGACTACCGAATCCACGGTGGCATGGTCGCTGGTCGGTGGGTCACGGATCAAGAGGCCAACATCGTCATGCTGGTTCCCGGAATCTACAAGGTAGCCTGGACGGAACCCACGGGGACCGATGTCGCCCTCGACTTTGTCCCTAATGAAGGCAAGCTCAACGGGACTATTTTCTTCCCTAAGTGGGTGCAGGACCATCCCGAAATCACGGTGACTTATCAAAACGACCACATCGACGTGATGGAAGCCGCCCGCGAAAAGTACGCCACTTATCCGAAGCTTGTTGTGCCCGAATTCGCCAAGATTACCTACATGGGTGACGCCGGTCAAAATAACGAAGATGTCATCAGCGAAGCTCCTTATGCTGGCTTACCCGATGACATCCGTGCCGGTAAGTATTTCGATGCCAACTACCAACGGCTGAAGAAATAA